The region GCAGGCGTTTCGCGCCATGGTTCCGCTGTTGCTGACGCAGGGCATCGTCCTGTTCCAGGATACCTCCCTGGTCTACGTGCTGAGCCTGGCAGACTTCTTCCGTACCGCCTCCACCATTGGCGAACGTGACGGAACGCAGGTTGAGATGATCCTCTTCGCGGGCGGGGTCTATTTTGTGATTAGTTTAAGCGCATCGCTGTTGGTCAGCTGGCTGAAGAAAAGGACGGTATAATGATTTCCCTGAAAAATGTTTCTAAATGGTATGGGCACTTTCAGGTGCTGACCGACTGCTCAACAGAAGTGAAAAAAGGCGATGTGGTGGTGGTATGCGGCCCGTCCGGTTCCGGTAAATCAACGCTTATCAAAACCGTTAATGGGCTGGAGCCTGTCCAGCAGGGCGAGATTGTCGTTAACGGCACCAAAGTGAATGACCGCAAAACTAACCTTGCTCAGCTTCGTTCCCACGTGGGAATGGTGTTCCAGCATTTTGAGCTGTTCCCTCACCTGTCCATCATTGAGAACCTGACGCTGGCGCAGGTCAAAGTGCTGAAACGCGATAAAAAAGCGGCGCGCGAAAAGGGACTGAAGTTACTGGAACGCGTCGGGCTGTCTGCGCATGCGGATAAGTTCCCGGCTCAGCTTTCCGGTGGCCAGCAGCAGCGCGTGGCGATCGCGCGTGCGCTGTGCATGGATCCGGTGGCGATGCTGTTCGATGAACCGACGTCCGCGCTCGATCCTGAGATGATCAACGAAGTGCTGGACGTTATGGTGGAGCTGGCGCACGAAGGAATGACCATGATGGTGGTGACGCACGAAATGGGCTTCGCCCGTAAAGTGGCTAACCGCGTGATCTTCATGGATGAAGGGAAAATTGTTGAAGACTCACCGAAAGAAGAGTTCTTCGCCAACCCGAAATCCGAACGCGCTAAAGACTTCCTCGCCAAAATCCTGCATTAATCTTTTCAGTGCGCAATCTACGGATTGCGCACTGCTTCACGCTTTAGATCTCTTTTTCTATTCGGCGTCACATCACAGCGTTAACCTTGTCACAAATAATGCTAAGAATGGAGAACGCTATGGCACAGCCAATTATTCTCGACTGCGATCCGGGTCATGATGACGCGATCGCGCTCGTCCTCGCACTTGCCTCCCCTGAACTGGACGTAAAAGCTGTCACCTCCTCCGCCGG is a window of Enterobacter hormaechei ATCC 49162 DNA encoding:
- a CDS encoding amino acid ABC transporter ATP-binding protein codes for the protein MISLKNVSKWYGHFQVLTDCSTEVKKGDVVVVCGPSGSGKSTLIKTVNGLEPVQQGEIVVNGTKVNDRKTNLAQLRSHVGMVFQHFELFPHLSIIENLTLAQVKVLKRDKKAAREKGLKLLERVGLSAHADKFPAQLSGGQQQRVAIARALCMDPVAMLFDEPTSALDPEMINEVLDVMVELAHEGMTMMVVTHEMGFARKVANRVIFMDEGKIVEDSPKEEFFANPKSERAKDFLAKILH